A single window of Methanothermobacter marburgensis str. Marburg DNA harbors:
- a CDS encoding tRNA (cytidine(56)-2'-O)-methyltransferase: protein MMDIRVLRLGHRRSRDARITTHVCLTARAFGASEVILSGEEDPKLMEGVDDVVKRWGGPFRVGYRRNWQGVIESWKQMGGEVVHLTMYGLPARDVIPDLRESPAGKLVVVGGARVPGKVYRLADYNVGVTNQPHSEVSSLAVFLHMLLDGGEFDLKFENPMIEVVPQAHGKKLIERGGDINAQGDR, encoded by the coding sequence ATAATGGATATCAGGGTTTTAAGGTTAGGTCACAGGAGGTCAAGGGATGCAAGGATCACAACACACGTGTGCCTCACCGCAAGGGCCTTTGGGGCATCTGAGGTTATACTGAGCGGTGAGGAGGACCCGAAACTCATGGAGGGCGTCGATGATGTTGTTAAGAGGTGGGGCGGACCCTTCAGGGTGGGTTACAGGAGAAACTGGCAGGGCGTCATTGAGTCCTGGAAGCAGATGGGTGGGGAGGTTGTGCACCTCACAATGTACGGGCTTCCTGCAAGGGACGTTATACCCGATTTAAGGGAAAGTCCAGCAGGTAAACTCGTGGTGGTTGGAGGTGCCAGGGTCCCCGGGAAGGTCTACAGGCTTGCAGATTACAATGTTGGGGTGACGAATCAGCCCCACTCGGAGGTTTCATCCCTCGCGGTCTTCCTCCACATGCTCCTTGATGGGGGCGAATTCGACCTCAAATTTGAGAACCCCATGATAGAGGTTGTGCCCCAGGCCCACGGAAAGAAGCTGATTGAGAGGGGAGGTGATATCAATGCTCAGGGTGATAGATAA
- the upp gene encoding uracil phosphoribosyltransferase, which produces MLRVIDNLVVREILTGIRRRGIDPAGFRKGLSDIGRYMAYEFADTLRWRNVDVETPLGIASGVEITDRSRIVVLSILRASLPFTEGVMRVFPEAEQGIVGACRSDDPPFNVSVDYLRVPELDGKVMVIADPMLATGNTIMGILEALEAHGTPERTVLFNVISSRPGIERILEMDMEVYTCSVEDELNDRGYIVPGLGDAGDLAFGRPSE; this is translated from the coding sequence ATGCTCAGGGTGATAGATAACCTTGTTGTAAGGGAGATTCTAACAGGTATAAGGAGGAGGGGGATTGACCCCGCCGGTTTCAGGAAGGGGCTCTCTGATATAGGCCGTTACATGGCCTATGAATTCGCAGATACCCTCAGGTGGCGTAATGTTGATGTTGAAACGCCACTGGGGATTGCCTCAGGTGTTGAGATCACAGATAGAAGCAGAATCGTTGTGCTGAGCATCCTCAGGGCATCATTACCATTCACAGAGGGCGTTATGAGGGTCTTCCCTGAGGCAGAACAGGGTATTGTAGGGGCCTGCAGGTCCGATGATCCCCCCTTCAATGTTTCAGTCGACTATCTGAGGGTTCCTGAACTGGATGGTAAGGTAATGGTAATAGCAGACCCCATGCTTGCAACCGGTAACACGATTATGGGGATACTTGAGGCTCTTGAGGCACACGGCACCCCTGAGAGGACCGTCCTCTTCAATGTTATATCCTCAAGGCCCGGCATTGAGAGGATCCTTGAAATGGATATGGAGGTCTACACCTGCAGTGTTGAGGATGAACTCAACGACAGGGGCTACATAGTCCCCGGGCTGGGGGATGCCGGGGACCTTGCATTCGGAAGACCATCAGAATAG
- a CDS encoding fumarate hydratase C-terminal domain-containing protein has product MMRISTPTTRGELGGLSPGDRVIIDGIIYTGRDAALPKLVDALKRGEEPFDVRGAAIMHTAVSQAGIAPTSSNKEDIEESMPYLASRGVLVHIGKGKLKDETVRALGDAGAVFIVTPPVAALLTSRIKSRRIAAFEEEGMEAIFELRVEGIPGIVAAAGGRSVHD; this is encoded by the coding sequence ATTATGAGGATATCTACACCCACAACCAGAGGTGAACTTGGGGGGCTCAGCCCCGGGGACCGTGTTATCATAGATGGCATCATATACACTGGAAGGGATGCCGCGCTCCCTAAACTTGTGGATGCCCTTAAGAGGGGTGAGGAGCCATTTGATGTGAGGGGTGCTGCGATAATGCACACGGCCGTAAGTCAGGCGGGGATAGCCCCCACAAGCAGCAACAAGGAGGACATAGAGGAGAGCATGCCCTACCTGGCATCAAGGGGGGTGCTGGTCCATATAGGTAAGGGAAAACTTAAGGATGAAACCGTCAGGGCACTCGGTGATGCTGGGGCGGTTTTCATTGTAACACCACCTGTTGCAGCACTCCTCACAAGCCGCATTAAATCAAGGAGAATCGCGGCATTCGAGGAGGAGGGTATGGAGGCCATATTTGAGCTCAGGGTTGAGGGGATACCTGGTATAGTGGCGGCAGCCGGCGGAAGGTCAGTCCACGATTGA
- the mfnA gene encoding tyrosine decarboxylase MfnA: protein MDEKGLPEERVLEILEEFRSRDMTYTSGRILGSMCTSSHPLARRVYCDFLESNLGDPGLFRGTRELESCVIGMLGELLSEPAAAGHIITGGTEANLMAMRAARNMAGADKPEVIVPKSAHFSFRKASDIMGLELREAELDRDYRVDVGSVREMISDNTVAIVGVAGTTELGRIDPIAELSDICIEEGVHLHVDAAFGGFIIPFLRDAGFKLPEFDFKLPGVSSITIDPHKMGLAPIPSGCILFRDETYLDAMSIETPYLTEKQQSTIVGTRTGASAAATWAVLRHMGRSGYRELALRVMAVTSRLNEGLKDLGYEPVIEPELNIVAFNHPSMSPEKLASRLEEMGWAVSVSACPPAIRVVVMPHIKVEHIELFLDDLKTLI, encoded by the coding sequence ATGGATGAAAAGGGCCTCCCTGAGGAAAGGGTCCTCGAAATTCTTGAGGAATTCAGGTCAAGGGACATGACCTACACCTCAGGCAGAATACTTGGATCCATGTGCACATCATCACACCCCCTTGCACGAAGGGTTTACTGTGACTTCCTGGAGTCCAACCTTGGCGACCCCGGGCTCTTCAGGGGAACCAGGGAGCTGGAATCCTGTGTTATAGGGATGCTGGGGGAGCTCCTGTCAGAACCCGCTGCAGCTGGCCACATAATAACAGGGGGCACCGAGGCCAACCTCATGGCCATGAGGGCTGCCAGGAACATGGCGGGAGCGGATAAACCCGAGGTAATCGTCCCTAAATCCGCCCATTTCTCCTTCAGAAAGGCATCGGATATAATGGGTCTTGAACTCAGGGAGGCGGAGCTGGACAGGGACTACCGTGTTGATGTGGGGTCTGTCAGGGAGATGATATCAGATAACACCGTGGCCATCGTTGGGGTTGCAGGGACCACTGAACTCGGGAGGATAGACCCCATAGCGGAGCTCTCAGATATCTGCATTGAGGAGGGCGTCCATCTCCATGTGGACGCTGCATTCGGGGGATTCATAATACCCTTCTTAAGGGATGCAGGTTTCAAACTCCCTGAATTTGACTTTAAACTACCGGGTGTCTCATCCATCACCATAGACCCCCATAAGATGGGCCTTGCCCCGATACCAAGTGGCTGCATACTCTTCAGGGACGAAACCTACCTCGATGCCATGAGCATAGAGACCCCCTACCTCACAGAGAAGCAGCAGTCAACGATAGTCGGCACAAGGACGGGGGCCTCTGCAGCTGCAACATGGGCGGTCCTCAGGCACATGGGACGCAGCGGTTACCGTGAACTCGCTCTGAGGGTGATGGCTGTGACCTCCAGGTTGAATGAGGGCCTTAAGGATCTGGGCTATGAACCGGTAATTGAACCGGAACTCAACATAGTCGCATTCAATCACCCATCCATGAGTCCAGAGAAACTTGCCTCCAGACTTGAGGAGATGGGATGGGCTGTCTCTGTATCAGCATGCCCACCAGCCATAAGGGTTGTTGTCATGCCCCACATCAAGGTGGAACACATTGAACTCTTCCTTGATGATCTCAAAACCCTTATTTAG
- the ppsA gene encoding phosphoenolpyruvate synthase, with translation MVKYVAFFEELGKDDVGIAGGKGANLGELTQAGIPVPPGFVVTAATYDKFMTDTGLQPIVMDMLENLDVNDTKELQRVSEEIKDIITSTEIPEDIQTLIIESYNALCQRIGKDDVYVAIRSSATAEDLPEASFAGQQDTFLNIRGAEDVMEYVRKCWASLFEARAIFYREENNFDHSRVYIAVVVQEMVDAEKAGVMFTVHPSTGEDKILIEGSWGLGEAVVSGSVTPDTYWVDKSTGKLLEFTVGEKNVMFTREDGRTVKKEVPPELRNRRVLSDEEIAALSEMGRRIQDHYGSPQDTEWAIMDGEVYMLQSRPITTLGEAVEEGEVKSRDVILRGLGASPGLASGKVKIIREIHELDKIQAGDILVTVMTTPDMVPAMKRASGIITDEGGVTCHAAIVSRELGIPCVVGTGNATGVLSENQVVSIDGNKGLVYEGRVVEEEKKESAPESVTVESPILTVTEVKVNVSMPEAARKAAATGADGVGLLRTEHMMLTTGVHPRKFIEDGREDELVRILAENILKVADEFYPRPVWYRTLDAPTDEFKTLEGGENEPYEHNPMLGWRGIRRELDEPEILRAEFRAIKKLHEQGYTNIGIMIPLVQHPDELRKAKRIAEEAGLRPHRDVEFGIMVETPAAALIIEDFIAEGVDFVSFGTNDLTQYTLAIDRNNEHVADLYTEGHPAVLKLIERVIKKCNEAGVKTSICGQAGSIPRIVEKLVELGISSVSANTDAVAEVRKTVARAEQRLLLKAARKLL, from the coding sequence ATGGTTAAGTATGTGGCGTTTTTTGAGGAACTCGGTAAGGATGATGTGGGAATCGCTGGCGGAAAGGGTGCAAACCTTGGTGAACTTACCCAGGCAGGCATACCTGTTCCCCCGGGGTTCGTGGTGACAGCGGCAACCTATGACAAGTTCATGACAGACACGGGACTCCAGCCCATTGTAATGGACATGCTTGAAAACCTTGACGTCAATGATACAAAGGAACTGCAGAGGGTTTCTGAGGAGATAAAGGACATAATAACATCCACAGAGATACCTGAGGATATACAGACACTCATAATAGAGTCATACAATGCACTCTGCCAGAGGATAGGAAAGGATGATGTTTACGTCGCCATACGTTCCTCAGCCACAGCAGAGGACCTCCCTGAGGCATCATTCGCTGGTCAGCAGGACACCTTCCTTAACATAAGGGGCGCCGAGGATGTCATGGAGTATGTCAGGAAATGCTGGGCATCCCTGTTTGAGGCCAGGGCCATCTTCTACAGGGAGGAGAACAACTTCGACCACTCCAGGGTCTACATAGCGGTTGTTGTCCAGGAGATGGTTGACGCTGAAAAGGCAGGGGTCATGTTCACCGTCCACCCATCAACAGGGGAGGATAAGATCCTCATTGAGGGCTCCTGGGGTCTCGGTGAGGCTGTGGTTTCAGGTTCAGTGACCCCTGACACCTACTGGGTTGATAAGAGCACAGGTAAACTCCTTGAGTTCACTGTTGGTGAGAAGAACGTGATGTTCACAAGGGAGGATGGAAGGACAGTGAAAAAGGAGGTCCCCCCTGAACTTCGAAACAGGAGGGTCCTCTCTGATGAGGAGATAGCTGCCCTTTCAGAGATGGGCAGAAGGATACAGGATCACTATGGCTCACCACAGGATACCGAATGGGCCATAATGGATGGGGAGGTTTACATGTTACAGTCAAGGCCCATAACAACCCTCGGGGAAGCCGTGGAGGAAGGAGAGGTCAAATCAAGGGATGTGATACTCAGGGGTCTCGGGGCAAGCCCTGGCCTTGCATCAGGCAAGGTCAAGATAATAAGGGAGATCCATGAACTGGACAAGATACAGGCTGGCGACATCCTGGTCACGGTCATGACAACCCCTGACATGGTGCCTGCAATGAAGAGGGCCAGCGGTATAATAACAGATGAGGGTGGTGTCACCTGTCATGCTGCGATAGTATCAAGGGAACTTGGAATACCCTGTGTTGTTGGTACAGGCAATGCAACCGGGGTTCTCAGTGAGAACCAGGTTGTCAGCATCGATGGTAATAAGGGACTCGTCTACGAGGGCCGCGTTGTGGAGGAGGAGAAGAAGGAGTCTGCCCCGGAATCCGTGACCGTGGAATCACCCATACTCACGGTTACAGAGGTCAAGGTTAATGTGAGCATGCCCGAGGCTGCAAGGAAGGCCGCAGCAACAGGTGCAGATGGTGTTGGACTTCTGAGGACCGAACACATGATGCTCACAACCGGCGTCCACCCAAGGAAGTTCATAGAGGACGGACGTGAGGATGAACTTGTCAGGATCCTCGCAGAGAACATCCTCAAGGTTGCAGATGAATTCTACCCACGCCCCGTATGGTACAGGACCCTTGACGCCCCCACAGATGAATTCAAAACCCTTGAGGGTGGTGAGAATGAACCCTACGAACACAACCCAATGCTGGGCTGGAGGGGTATACGCAGGGAGCTGGATGAGCCGGAGATCCTCAGGGCAGAGTTCAGGGCCATAAAGAAACTCCATGAGCAGGGCTACACCAACATAGGCATAATGATACCCCTCGTACAGCACCCTGATGAACTCAGGAAGGCCAAGAGGATAGCAGAGGAGGCGGGTCTCAGGCCCCACAGGGACGTTGAATTCGGTATCATGGTGGAGACACCTGCAGCCGCACTTATAATCGAGGACTTCATTGCAGAGGGTGTGGACTTTGTGAGCTTCGGTACAAATGACCTCACCCAGTACACCCTTGCAATAGACAGGAACAACGAGCATGTGGCAGACCTCTACACGGAGGGTCACCCTGCGGTCCTCAAACTCATTGAGAGGGTTATAAAGAAATGCAATGAGGCCGGGGTTAAAACCAGCATCTGTGGCCAGGCAGGAAGCATCCCGCGGATAGTTGAGAAACTGGTGGAGCTCGGGATAAGCAGTGTATCCGCCAACACAGATGCGGTTGCCGAGGTTAGGAAGACGGTTGCAAGGGCAGAACAGAGACTACTCCTTAAGGCGGCAAGAAAACTTCTCTAA
- the rplJ gene encoding 50S ribosomal protein L16 has translation MVRAYTRREYIKKIPGSKIVQYDMGNLSAEFPISLSVAVKAPTQITHNALEAARIASNRYMQRKAGRMGYHLKIRVYPHHIVRENPMATGAGADRVQDGMRKAFGKPVSTVALVKKNQKIITIETNKKNFKDAKEALRRAAMKFPVPCRIVIDRGEELVK, from the coding sequence ATGGTTCGTGCATACACAAGAAGAGAGTACATCAAGAAGATTCCAGGTTCAAAGATAGTTCAATATGATATGGGTAACCTCTCAGCTGAATTCCCGATTTCACTGAGCGTTGCTGTTAAGGCACCAACCCAGATAACCCACAATGCCCTGGAGGCAGCCAGGATAGCCTCAAACCGTTACATGCAGAGGAAGGCCGGTAGGATGGGTTACCACCTTAAGATAAGGGTCTACCCCCACCACATAGTCCGTGAAAACCCCATGGCGACAGGGGCAGGGGCTGACCGTGTCCAGGACGGTATGAGGAAGGCATTCGGGAAACCAGTAAGCACAGTGGCCCTTGTTAAGAAGAACCAGAAGATAATCACAATCGAGACAAACAAGAAGAACTTCAAGGATGCCAAGGAGGCCCTGAGAAGGGCTGCAATGAAGTTCCCTGTTCCATGCAGGATTGTGATTGACAGGGGCGAGGAACTGGTAAAATAA
- a CDS encoding ATP-binding protein translates to MKIAITGKGGVGKTTIAGTLACIFSRKFRVFAIDADPDMNLASSIGIEDEITPISHMRDIIRERTGAEPGSSFGEVFKLNPRISDLPDSLSIQHPRRPNLRVMVMGTVEHGGDGCVCPASVLLKALLRHLILRKDEMVILDMEAGIEHLGRRTAESVDLMVVVVEPGLKSLETASRIKKLAADIGVKRIMAIINKVSGKEDEEFMRERLEAAGIDVLGCVPADKTVVTADMRGEPLAMHPESAAFRAIGEISERIASMER, encoded by the coding sequence ATGAAGATAGCCATAACCGGTAAGGGCGGGGTGGGCAAGACAACCATAGCCGGTACACTTGCCTGCATATTCTCCAGAAAATTCAGGGTCTTTGCCATTGACGCCGACCCCGACATGAACCTTGCATCCAGTATAGGCATAGAAGATGAGATAACACCCATATCCCATATGAGGGATATTATAAGGGAGCGCACTGGAGCGGAGCCTGGTTCATCCTTCGGTGAGGTATTCAAGCTCAACCCAAGGATAAGTGACCTTCCAGATTCACTCTCCATCCAGCACCCCAGGAGACCCAACCTCAGGGTGATGGTGATGGGCACCGTGGAGCATGGTGGCGACGGCTGTGTCTGCCCTGCCTCGGTGCTCCTCAAGGCCCTGCTCCGCCACCTGATACTAAGAAAGGATGAGATGGTGATCCTTGACATGGAGGCCGGAATAGAGCACCTCGGGAGGAGGACCGCAGAATCCGTTGATCTGATGGTGGTGGTTGTTGAACCTGGTCTCAAATCACTTGAAACAGCATCCAGGATAAAGAAGCTAGCGGCCGATATTGGGGTTAAGAGAATAATGGCCATAATCAACAAGGTATCAGGCAAAGAGGATGAAGAATTCATGCGCGAAAGGCTGGAGGCAGCTGGAATTGACGTGCTTGGCTGTGTGCCCGCAGATAAGACCGTAGTGACTGCTGATATGAGGGGCGAGCCCCTTGCCATGCACCCAGAATCGGCTGCCTTCAGGGCCATAGGAGAAATCTCCGAGAGGATAGCCTCAATGGAGAGATAA
- a CDS encoding KEOPS complex subunit Pcc1, with protein sequence MRISVTIEAEYESEKEAEIVMKALEPENRSYVESEIDGSTVRFTMESDSIGTALNTADDLIFSEMIVENMMGFKSENSEK encoded by the coding sequence ATGAGGATATCAGTAACCATAGAAGCGGAATACGAATCAGAGAAGGAAGCCGAAATAGTTATGAAGGCACTTGAACCCGAAAACAGATCATACGTTGAATCTGAAATTGACGGATCAACAGTAAGGTTCACCATGGAATCAGATTCCATTGGAACAGCCCTGAACACCGCAGATGACCTCATATTCTCTGAGATGATAGTCGAAAATATGATGGGCTTTAAATCCGAGAATTCAGAGAAGTAA
- the serS gene encoding serine--tRNA ligase: MKFKLKGIIKLSKEVPEAEKDIEEFLKEAEKDILRRGVPEGQEKEASHVKSWELTGDTLKLEMESGRRVRAHDGLLRLKKPLGQLLGPRYRVGVRGVKVEDYTLEMDAPGVSEIPGLRELPFVEDADISQGIIRVRFQPLDESELRKHVVDRVVKHALSLVESSQDLTTRVTRATPGEIVARSEKREFFFDGDPTEEAMRLGWVKKFPGRGQWFYGPQITALHRALEEFLIERIVKPLGFVECLFPKLIPLDVMNRMRYLEGLPEGMYYCSAPSRDPQTFEEFKNELIINREVPMDLLKRGLKDPGYVIAPAQCEPFYQFLSHEVVNLDDLPIKFFDRSGWTYRWEAGGAKGLDRVHEFQRIELVWLASPRDTEEIRDRTVELSYDAADELELEWYTEVGDDPFYLEGRRVEERGIEFPDVPKYEMRLSLPGQEKGVAVVSANVHGTHFIEGFSIREARNMNIWTGCTGIGLSRWIYGFLAQKGFDTEKWPEFIRERVDGVEAPRIVTWPGKD; this comes from the coding sequence ATGAAATTCAAACTTAAGGGAATAATAAAACTCAGTAAAGAGGTTCCAGAGGCCGAGAAAGACATTGAAGAGTTCCTGAAAGAGGCGGAAAAAGACATTCTCCGGAGGGGAGTCCCTGAGGGTCAGGAGAAGGAGGCTTCACATGTAAAATCATGGGAGCTCACGGGGGACACGCTGAAACTTGAAATGGAATCAGGGAGACGTGTGAGGGCCCATGACGGCCTTCTGAGACTCAAAAAGCCCCTGGGACAGCTCCTCGGACCCCGTTACAGGGTCGGTGTGAGGGGTGTTAAGGTTGAGGACTACACCCTTGAAATGGATGCCCCGGGGGTATCAGAAATCCCCGGCCTCAGGGAACTGCCATTTGTGGAGGACGCAGATATCTCACAGGGCATCATAAGGGTGAGATTCCAGCCCCTTGATGAGTCAGAGCTCAGGAAACACGTTGTGGACAGGGTTGTGAAGCACGCCCTCAGCCTCGTTGAATCCTCACAGGACCTCACAACCAGGGTCACAAGGGCAACCCCCGGTGAAATAGTTGCAAGAAGCGAAAAAAGGGAGTTCTTCTTTGATGGAGACCCCACAGAGGAGGCTATGAGGCTCGGGTGGGTTAAAAAGTTTCCCGGGCGTGGACAGTGGTTCTACGGGCCCCAGATAACCGCCCTACACCGTGCCCTGGAGGAATTCCTCATTGAAAGGATAGTGAAGCCCCTGGGATTCGTTGAGTGCCTCTTCCCGAAACTCATACCCCTGGATGTTATGAACAGGATGAGGTACCTTGAGGGCCTGCCTGAGGGGATGTACTACTGCAGCGCCCCAAGCAGGGACCCTCAAACCTTTGAGGAGTTCAAGAATGAACTCATCATAAACAGGGAGGTGCCAATGGACCTCCTCAAGAGGGGCCTGAAGGACCCCGGTTACGTTATTGCACCGGCCCAGTGCGAGCCATTCTACCAGTTCCTCTCACATGAGGTGGTGAATCTGGATGACCTCCCCATAAAGTTCTTTGACAGGAGCGGCTGGACCTACAGGTGGGAGGCAGGGGGAGCCAAGGGCCTCGACAGGGTCCATGAGTTCCAGAGGATAGAACTTGTATGGCTGGCATCACCACGGGACACCGAGGAGATACGCGACCGCACCGTTGAACTCTCATATGACGCCGCCGATGAACTGGAACTTGAATGGTACACCGAGGTGGGAGATGACCCATTCTACCTTGAGGGCAGAAGGGTTGAGGAGAGGGGGATAGAGTTTCCCGATGTCCCCAAATATGAGATGAGGCTCTCACTGCCAGGGCAGGAGAAGGGAGTGGCAGTTGTATCTGCCAATGTCCACGGGACACACTTCATTGAGGGATTCTCAATCAGGGAGGCCCGTAACATGAACATATGGACTGGATGCACAGGTATAGGTCTTTCAAGGTGGATATACGGTTTCCTGGCCCAGAAGGGCTTTGATACTGAAAAATGGCCAGAGTTCATAAGGGAGCGGGTTGATGGTGTTGAGGCCCCCCGTATAGTTACCTGGCCCGGCAAGGACTGA
- a CDS encoding sensor histidine kinase — MDPERDALRIALYYAIFSLLWILSSDHILYLIAKPPLLVQLSIIKGSLFILLTSLFLFAVLRLYLRSLSDKEKSLRISERKFRSLFMELPVGVVLMDADGKILESNPTILEIFRQPADNRFIGELHKDLAAFRKSQEFMIRQGGGWIRVLIRRIDGYFLGIFEDITDIKRSEETARRSLEANRTLLSELHHRVKNNLQIISSLINLQARGMDQDFCELMRALQLRIRAMALVHELLLSNPEASTVDFASYTERLLSYLRDMHSSGVQIEVDIVDVKFDIETAVPLGLILNELVSNSLRHAFDDGGTIRVSLEDTGNAFLLRVSDNGRGLPEGFSLKENAGLGLDLVGGLVRQLDGTLTFESAGGTSFMIEFREPRYPRRV; from the coding sequence ATGGATCCCGAGAGAGATGCGCTCAGGATAGCACTCTATTATGCAATCTTCAGCCTTCTATGGATACTCTCATCAGACCACATCCTCTATCTCATAGCAAAGCCCCCTCTGCTTGTCCAGCTCTCAATCATCAAGGGATCCCTCTTCATACTACTGACATCACTTTTTCTTTTTGCGGTTCTGCGCCTCTACCTGCGATCACTGAGTGATAAGGAGAAGTCACTGAGGATCAGTGAAAGGAAGTTCAGGTCACTGTTCATGGAACTCCCGGTTGGGGTGGTCCTCATGGATGCCGATGGGAAGATACTGGAGTCGAATCCCACCATCCTGGAGATTTTCAGGCAACCGGCAGACAACAGATTTATAGGTGAACTCCACAAGGACCTTGCAGCTTTCAGAAAAAGTCAGGAGTTCATGATAAGGCAGGGGGGTGGATGGATACGGGTACTCATAAGAAGGATTGATGGGTATTTCCTGGGAATCTTTGAGGATATCACCGATATAAAGAGGTCAGAGGAGACAGCAAGAAGGTCCCTCGAGGCCAACAGGACACTCCTATCAGAACTCCACCACCGTGTCAAGAATAACCTTCAGATCATCTCAAGCCTCATAAACCTCCAGGCACGGGGAATGGATCAGGATTTCTGTGAACTCATGAGGGCTCTGCAGCTTCGGATAAGGGCGATGGCCCTGGTCCATGAGCTCCTTCTCTCCAATCCAGAGGCCAGCACAGTAGACTTTGCATCCTACACAGAAAGGCTCCTATCCTACCTGCGCGACATGCACAGTTCCGGTGTCCAGATTGAGGTGGACATTGTTGATGTGAAATTCGACATTGAAACGGCAGTCCCGCTGGGACTCATTCTAAATGAACTTGTATCAAACAGCCTGAGGCATGCATTCGATGATGGCGGAACCATCAGGGTATCCCTCGAGGATACCGGTAATGCCTTCCTTCTCAGGGTCAGTGATAATGGGAGGGGCCTTCCAGAGGGCTTCAGCCTTAAGGAAAACGCGGGTCTTGGTCTGGATCTTGTTGGGGGCCTTGTGAGGCAGCTTGACGGTACACTCACCTTTGAGTCGGCCGGGGGCACATCATTCATGATAGAGTTCAGGGAGCCCAGATACCCCAGGAGGGTTTAG
- a CDS encoding peptidylprolyl isomerase — MAVNKGDFIKIEFTGKVKETGEVFDTTDEEVAKEAGLQIKKTFGPIPVVVGGGHLIKGLDEAVIGMEEGEEKHVEIEPEDAFGNRDPKLVQLIPMGEFKRQGIKPYPGMPLTVEGHEGRVLNVSGGRVRVDFNHELAGKTLEYDLKVKEIIKDDVEKVKSMIQLHYPSQNMDIDKTEVEIDDGRVRICMDEMTRFDNRPYMDVTLTRFRIAKDIWENIEGVSKVEFSDVFEKREEETAEDSEE; from the coding sequence ATGGCAGTGAATAAAGGAGACTTTATAAAAATTGAATTCACAGGCAAGGTCAAGGAGACCGGTGAGGTCTTTGACACAACAGACGAGGAAGTGGCTAAGGAGGCCGGACTTCAGATAAAGAAGACCTTTGGCCCCATACCAGTCGTTGTTGGAGGTGGACACCTCATAAAGGGTCTTGACGAGGCCGTTATTGGAATGGAGGAAGGCGAGGAAAAACACGTTGAGATTGAACCGGAGGACGCATTCGGTAACAGGGACCCTAAACTTGTCCAGCTCATACCCATGGGCGAATTCAAGAGGCAGGGAATAAAGCCCTACCCGGGGATGCCACTGACCGTTGAGGGACATGAGGGCAGGGTCCTTAACGTCTCAGGTGGACGCGTGAGGGTGGACTTCAACCATGAACTTGCAGGCAAAACCCTCGAATACGATCTGAAGGTTAAGGAGATAATCAAAGATGATGTTGAAAAGGTAAAGAGCATGATCCAGCTCCACTACCCCTCCCAGAACATGGACATCGACAAGACAGAGGTTGAAATAGATGATGGACGTGTGAGGATCTGCATGGATGAGATGACCCGATTTGATAACAGGCCCTACATGGATGTTACCCTCACAAGGTTCAGGATAGCTAAGGACATCTGGGAGAACATTGAGGGTGTCAGTAAGGTTGAATTTTCTGATGTATTTGAGAAGAGGGAGGAAGAGACTGCGGAGGATTCAGAGGAATAA